The sequence TTTGGCCCAGGACAGGCTGAAATCGATAACACCCTGATGGTGCCAATCTCAGACGCCACCAAAGGCGAACGTTTGCTGCTGGGCCTGTGCGAAGACAAGAACTATCGCACGATCGTGGCCTCGGCGATGGCGAATGGTCACGTAGTCAACGCCCGCACGGCCATGGATGTCAACCTGGCGAAGCAGCTCAATATCTTGATTAACGATATGGGCCTGCCGCTAGACCGCATTGTCATGGATCCGACCACCGGCGCGTTGGGCTACGGCTTTGAGTACGGCTACTCCGTGATGGAGCGCCTGCGCCTGGCAGCCCTGCAAGGGGATAGCATGACCCAAATGCCCATGTTGGTCACCCCCGGCGAAGAATGCTGGAAGACCAAAGAATCCAAAGTGGGTGATGATGTACCCGCCGAGTGGGGCGACTGGCTGGAACGCGGCATCACCTGGGAAACGCTGACCTCCGTTATGCTTATCGAGTCGGGCGCAGATGTAGTAGTACTGCGCCACCCCGAAAGTGTGCGGCGAACGCATCAGGCGATCAAAGACCTAATGAATGTTGAAGGATAAGGGTTATAAGTTATAGGTTGAAGGTTGCGCGTTTAATTTTCAACCTGCTAACCTTCAACTTTCAACCGTCTGGAGAAATATTATGGCTCTATCAGGAATCCAAATTTATAAATTACTTCCGCAAACCAACTGCAAGGATTGCGAGTTCCCCACTTGCCTCGCCTTTGCAATGAAATTGGCCGCCAAACAAGTTGAGCTTTCGCTGTGCCCGCATGTCAGTGAAGAAGCCGAGGCCCAGCTTTCGGAAGCCTCCGCGCCGCCCGTGCGCCCCTTTGCGCTCAAATCGAATGGCTACGAAGTCAAAGCTGGCAACGAAGTTGTGCTCTTCCGCCACGAAAAAACCTTCTACAGCCATCCGGGGTTGTTCTTGCGAGTGTACGATAGCCAATCGGCTGATGATATTCAGGCCAAAATAAAACCGGCAGATGCTTATAAGGTGGATTATGTTGGCATCAATCTGGAAATGAGCGGCCTGGCCGTTCAGGCGGCTGGCGGCGATTTTGCTGCCGCGGTGAAGGTTGTGCGTGAAGCCAGCCATCGCCCGTTGATCCTCATCGGCGAGCCGGACGCGCTCAAAGCGGGTTTGGCGGTTCTCGATGGGAGCGAAAAGGTGATGCTCTGCCACGCCACCAGCGAAAATTGGGAAGCGATGGCTGCCCTGGCGAAAGAAGCCGATGCCGCCCTCTCCATCGCCGCCGACAATCTGGACGAGATGATTGAACTTTCGAAGAAAATTGTCGATGCAGGCGTGAAAAATATTGTACTTTCGCCTACGCAGCGCGGTTTCCGCGGCACGCTGGTTGCCAATACCACGGCGCGGCGCATGGCGATTAAATCAAGCTTCCGCCCGTTGGGATTCCCGATCATCAACTTCCCCGGTGATGCAGGCGACGCCGCAACAGAGGTTGTTTTGGCTGGACAAGCCATCGGAAAATATGCTGGCTTCATTGTGTTGGATCACTTCACCCCGGAGGCCGTTTACCCCTTGCTGGTGCTGCGCGAAAATCTCTACACCGATCCGCAAAAACCCATCCAGGTGCAGCCTGGCGTCTACGAAATTAACAACCCCGGCCCCGATACGCCGGTGCTGGTGACCACCAATTTCAGCATCACCTACTTTAGCGTTGCCAACGAAGTCGAGAGCGCCGGAGTTCCGGCCTGGCTGCTGGTAACTGAAGCCGAAGGCATGAGCGTGCTGACGGCCTGGGCCGCCGGAAAATTCGACGCCGAAGTGATTGCGAAAGACGTCAAACGCTTCAACGTGGCCGACAAAGTAAGCACCAAAAAGATCGTGTTGCCCGGCCATACGGCTGTGCTTTCCGGTGAACTTGAAGAAGAACTCCCCGATTGGGAAGTCAAAGTTGGCCCGCGTGAGGCCGTAGACCTGCCTGCGTATATGAAACAGGCTGTTTAAAAAATATTATTCACTAGAAGACACGAAGGCACAAAGAAAAACATAGATTAGCCTTTCTTTGTGTCTTTGTCGTAGATTTACACAGTAGTTCAGAAAGAATTTTTACTTGTAAAGCACTAAACTATGGCTGAACACAAAATAACCTTCGACATTGCCAAAGAACCAGTCATCGCCCCCACCGGGATGCTTATTTCTGAAGCCGCGGCGCAGGCAGGCGTTGAAATCAACCAACCCTGCGGTGGGCAAGGCCGCTGTGGACGCTGCGCGGTGCGTGTGGAAACAGGCGCAGTTCGCCGACGCAGTTCGCTGCGGCTCTCTGCCGAAGATGTCGAAAATGGGTATGCCCTGGCCTGCCAGACAGTTGTCGAGGGCGATGTTAGCATTGAGGTGCCGCCGCAAGAGAAAATTGAACGGCGGCTGACCACCGATCGCACCGTAGGCGATGTGGCTGTGCCTGATGGTTATGATCCCCTTAAGGCGCAAACTATTCGCCGTCTGAATCTCACCCTCACGCCCCCCAGCATGGACGACCAGTCTGATGACTGGAGCAGGCTGCAAACCGCCGCCCGCAAGCAATACGGTATTGCGCCTTTGCATGTTTCTTTACATACATTGCGCAATATGGGTACAGTGCTGCGTGAAGGTGATTGGGAAGTCACCGCGGTGGTGAACACCGTTACCTGGGATGATACCGAAACCCCCAACAAATTATTAAGTTTGCGCCCCGGCCACACCCCCGAAGATACCCCACTTTGGGGCGCGGCAGTGGATATTGGCACCACCACCGTTTCGGTTTGGCTGGTGGATTTGCTCACGGGGAAAGTGCGTGCTCAGGTCGCCGAATATAACCAGCAAATTTCGCGCGGCGAAGATGTAATTTCACGCATCATTGTCGCCGGAAAAGAAGGCGGCGGTGAAAAGATGCGTGATCTGGTGGTGGGCACCATCAATGATCTAATTGAACGCGCCTGTAAACGCGTCAAGACCGAACCCCGAGAGATTATGAAAGCCACCATTGCCGGGAATAGCACCATGATTCACCTGTTGCTGGGTATTCCGGCGGTCAGTATTCGCCTGTCGCCCTTTGTCACAGGGGTTAATCACATCCCCGCGTTGAAAGCCGCGGATGTGGGGATCAACACGCACCCGCGCGCCGTCGTCGATTGCCTGCCCGGTGTAGCCAGCTACGTCGGCGCCGACATCAGCGCTGGTGTGCTTTCCTCGGGGATGGACGATGCCGAAGAAGTGTTGCTCTTTTTGGATGTTGGCACCAATGGAGAAACGGTATTCGGCTCCAAAGATTGGCTGGTCACTTGCGCTTGCTCGGCGGGGCCTGCCTTTGAGGGGGCTGGCGTACTCCACGGGATGCGCGCCACCAAAGGTGCTATCGAAGAAATTTGGGTAAATGGCGATACGTATGATCCATCTTTCCGCGTGATTGGCGGGGTAAAACCCACCGGTCTGTGTGGCAGTGGCCTGATCGCCCTGTTGGCCGAGATGTTCCTCACCGGTGTCGTCGACAAAGGTGGCAGTATCAACACCAAATTGGATTCGCCACGCGTGCGCAAAGGCGATCATGGCAGCGAATATGTGATTGCCTGGGCCAGCGAAAGCGCCATTGATGAAGACATCGTCATCACTAATGTGGATATCGACAATCTCTTGCGCGCCAAAGCCGCCATCTACGCCGGGTTTAGTGTGCTGGCCGATAGCGTCGGCATCCCCTTGGATATGGCCGCAAAAGTTCTCATCGGTGGTTCATTTGGCAAATATATTAACGTGGAAAAAGCCGTCGAAATTGGGCTGCTCCCCGATGTCCCCTGGGATCGTTTTGACTTTTTAGGCAATACCTCAGTGCGCGGCGCTTATCTGGCGCTGATTGACCATACAATGCGCCGCCGCATCACCGATATAGCAGCCCGCATGACCTATATCGAACTTTCTGCCGACAACTCGTTCTACGATGCCTTTATGTCGGCCCTATTCCTGCCGCATACCGATATGAGTCTGTTCCCAACGATTGCGAAGGCGATGGAACGCTCTTAATCTATATTTACATATTTACACCACAAAGGCACAAAGAGCAAAAAGCTTTTCTTTGTGGCTACAAAGCCGACCTTTGTGTTCTTCGTGTCTCGTGGTGACTACCAACCTGTAACCTTAAATTTGCAACTTTCAACCCAAAAGGAAGGTTTTTATGTACATAATCGGCGAAAATATCCACATCATTTCCCCAGCGGTCAAAGAGGCGCTGAAGAACCGCGATCGCGAATATTTCAAGGAAGCGGCGCTGAAGCAAGTGGAGGCTGGCGCCCAGTGTGTGGACCTCAACCTAGGGCCGCGCAAAAAAGATTGGGAAGAAGTTTTCCCCTGGATGGTTGAAACCGTGGAAACTGTGGTGGATGTGCCCCTGTGCATTGATACCACCAATGTCAACGGCATGGAAGCCGCCCTTAAGAAAATTACCAAAGCCCAGCCGATTCTAAACTCCACCTCCGCAGAGCCGGAACGTCTCGAAAAAGTGCCCGCATTGGCGAAGAAATACAATGCTCAAATGATCGCCCTGACGATGCTAAAAAGCGGCATCCCCGTGGGCGCTGATGAGCGCGTAACCATTGCCCTCGAGCATCTCATCCCGCGCTGCCTGGAACTGGATTTCCCAATTGGCGATTTGATTATTGATCCATTGGTGCTGACGGTCTCCGGCTGCCAGGAATACTGCCCGGAGCTGATCGAAGCTGTGCGCACGATTCAGTTTGCTTGGGACCCTCCCCCAAAGATTTCGGTTGGACTCTCGAATGTCTCCAACGCGGTGCCGCACAAAAACCGACCGTTAATCAACAGCGTGTACTGTGCCATGGTGATGGGTGCCGGTTTACAGATGATGATCGCCAACCCACTGGAGAAAGAGTTGATGGATGTCATCCGCATTGTGGAGACTCGCGATGAGAGCACCCCATTGGCGAAACTATACCTCACCATTAATGATCGGGTTGCCAATATGGAATATCCCACCATTGACGATGTAGATACGAGTGATCCCGAGCAAATGGCTGTCTGGAAGACAGTACAAATTTTGCTCAATCAGGTTATCTACGCCGATTCGTATCTGGAGCAATAGGCCATCAGGCTTCGCGGTTAAATTTCTTCTGTTCATTTGTAAAGAAACCACAGATGAACGCAGATACCCTAAAGGGCACGCGTAAATGCTGATTATTTGCTTTTTGTACCGCGTGAATCTGTGTTTATCTGTGGTTTAGTTTTCTCTTTTTGGTGGCACCCACCCCCGAGCGAGTCCTGAAAACCATAATCGTGGATATTGTCGTCATCTTTGGTGTAGTCCATCACTTAGCGGGCGAGACATGCTCTTATACGATTCTATTTGTCTGAAAATTGCGCTAAAATCTGGCCGTAGAACAGGAGTATCCCATGAATGAGTTGCGAATCGATGCGTTATTGCCGACCGAGATCGCCAGGCGGGCAGAGTATATTGGTGTTCGCAAGACCGAAATCAGCACCATGCGAATATTTGCATTGGCGTTATTGGCGGGGGCTTTTATTGCTATGGGCGCGGTCTTTCAGACAACCGTGGCAACCGGTACAGAGGGACAATTTCCCTATGGTGTGACAAAATTATTGGTGGGTTTGGTTTTTAGCCTGGGGTTGGTTTTGGTGGTGATTGGTGGCGCAGAGTTGTTTGCAGGCAGCAATCTGATTGTCATGGCCTGGGCCAGCGGCAAAATCAGCGCCAAAGCGCTGCTGCGCAACTGGCTGATCGTTTATTTAGGAAATTTTGTTGGCGCTGTCAGCACAGCCTTACTGGTTTTTTTGAGTAAGCAGTATATTTTTAGCGATGGTGGGGTAGGGATTACCGCACTGAACATCGCAAACAGCAAGGTTGAGCTAGAATTTATCCCCGCGCTGGTTTTAGGCATTTTATGTAACGCTTTGGTATGTTTGGCGGTGTGGCTTACTTTTAGTGCGCGCAGCGTAATTGACAAGATCGCAGCCATTATATTTCCGATCTCTGCGTTTGTTGCCGCAGGGTTCGAGCATAGTGTAGCTAATATGTATTTTGTACCAATGGGGCTGTTTATCAAGAACCTTGATCCTGCATTTTATTACAGCACGGGCCTGGCCCTGCCAAATCTGACCTGGGGCGCATTTTTTATAAAGAATCTATTACCTGTCACGATTGGCAATATCATTGGCGGCTCTCTATTTGTAGCAGGCATCTATTGGGTAATTTTCTTGCGCGAAATCGAATAAAATCGAGCTTGAAAGGAGAAAATCATGAAGGCATATGTTTTGATTTCTGTCCGCACAGGCGATTTGCATGCTGTGGTGCGTCACCTGCGCAGCGTTGACGGGGTTGTGGAAGCCAGCATGACCTTTGGCCCTTATGACGCTGTTGCCACGGTTGAAGCCGAAAGCGTTGAGAGCATCGGCAAAATTCTCTACTCACAAATTCAACCCATTCCGGGCATTCTCGAAACCCTGACCTGCTTGGCCGTTAATATGGAATAGCTATTCGGAGCCGTTGCGCAGGCTGATATAATTTGAAAAACGATGAAGACCCTCAAGGTCTTTGATGGAACTACACCTATGAGCGACAAAAAAGTCTGGTTATTGGGGGAACCGCTTCTCGAAGATGCTGCGCCAAACCCGTTAGCAGAGCGGGCGGATGAAATGCGTGCCGAATTGCAGAATATGAACCCGGAGCGGGTTGCCTTGCGAACGGGCGCCATCTACACCCCCGCGGGAGATACGCGCGGGGCGTTCAAGTTGACTCTGTGGGATAAAGAAGTCTTGTTCGCCTTTCCAGCGTTTTCAGCCACAGATGCCCACAATGGCGCAGAACTCAACCCTTTCGACCAGACCATGCTGCTGTACTATTTCCATCTTTCCGATGGCACGCCGCAATCGGGTACCTGGATTGCATTTACCGAGTTGCCAGATGGAAAATTTTACACGCAGGCTTTTCAGGGATACACTGGTCAGGCATTGACACAGGCATTTGGTAACGACACCGATGCGTTTTCGCAAGCTGCGGAGCAATTGAATGGTCGGCGTGAATTTTTTGGCAATCTGGCGTATTCGTTTCAGGTATTGCCGCGCTTGTCGCTAATGGTGGCCTGCTGGCTGGGCGATGAAGATTTTCCCGCTTCGTATCGCGTTTTATTTGATGCCTCCGCCGGGCATCATCTCACTACCGATGCTTGCGCGATTTTGGGCAGCCAGTTAACGCAAATGCTGATAAAAGCAAGGTGAAGATTTTTAATCGTACATCAATTTGAACGCGGATTACGCGTATATGATGGGTTTAAACGGATAAACAAAAAATATCCGCAAAAATCTGCCTAATTCGCGTAATCCGCGTTCTATTCAGGAAGTAGGAGCAACAATGAAATTAGCTATTAGTGGTAAAGGCGGGGTGGGCAAAACTACGCTCACCGCGCTATTAGCTCAAGCCTATGCCGCTGTCGGCCGCGAAGTTTTAGCTGTAGATGCTGATCCATCCCCATGTCTGGCGGGAGCATTGGGTTTTCCCGAAGAAAAACTGGCGAAACTAAAGCCCATCGCTGAGATGGATAAACTCATCGAAGAGCGCACGGGTGCAAAACCGGGCACAACCGGCGGGTTCTTCACCCTTAACCCGCGCGTGGATGATATTCCGGAGCGCTTTAGCGTGCTGCACCGCGGTGTGCGCTTGCTGGAGATGGGTTCAGTCGATTTGGGTGGTTCGGGATGTATTTGCCCGGAGGCCGCCATGCTCAAGACACTCTTCACACATTTGCTTTTCCGCGACGAAGATGTGTTATTTATGGATATGTATGCCGGTGTAGAACATCTCGGGCGTGCCACGGTGGATTTTGTGGATGCGATGATTGTGGTCGTTGAACCGACGCGTCGCAGCATTGGCACCGCGCGCCAGATTAAGAAACTTGCCAATGATATTGGGCTGCAACGTCTCTGGCTTGTCGGGAACAAGGTCCGCAACCCGGATGAAGAAAATTTCCTTCGAGCAGAATCACCCGGAATTCCAGTTTTGGGCTTCTTGCCTGCCGATATGGGTGTTCAAGAAGCGGATCGGCTGGGAATCCCGGTTTATGACCACGTACCCACTTTAAAGGTATCTGCCGAAAAAATGGCACAAATTCTTGCAAAAGAGATCAGCAATAGGAGTAAGGCATGACCATCACAATTGCATTAGCTGGAAAAGGCGGCGTAGGAAAAACCACGATTGCCGGAATGGTGATTAAGTATCTGGCAGAAAACCAACCCGGCGCGGTTTTGGCTATTGATGCTGATCCCAGCAGTAATTTGAATATGGTGTTGGGGCTGGATTTAGACTGGACGGTAGGTGATATTCGTGAAGATATGCTTTCTCAGGTACGCCAATCGCTAACTCAAACGGGTGCGGCAATGGGCGCGCTGCCCGGCGGGATTACTAAAGCCGAGCATCTGGATTATGAGATTCGTTCTTCGTTGGCTGAAGGCGATAAATTTGATCTGATTGCGATGGGGCGCGGCGAAGGGCCGGGCTGCTATTGCGCTGTCAATCATAATATGCGTGAGGTTATCGATGCAATTGGTGGCGGCTACCAGTTTGTGGTCATCGATAATGAAGCCGGAATGGAACATCTCAGCCGCCGTACTACGCGGGATGTGGATCATTTATTGGTTGTCAGTGATCCAACGCAGCGCGGCATTGTGACCGCCGAACGCATCGCAGAAATGCGCGCTGAGTTAGATGTGAATGTCACCAACGCCTATTTAATTGTGAATCGCCTGATGGGTGAAGTTCCTGCTCCCTTGCAGGCACGCATCGACAAAATGAGTATCCCTCTTCTGGGCACGATTCCTGCCAACGAAGAATTAACAGAATTTGAATTCTCAGGTCGTCCGCTGGTCGAGTTGGGCGGTCAATCGCCCGTGTATCAGGCGATTGCCGCGATGATGGAACAAATGTTGGCATAAATGTAAGCGTCAAAAAAAGCCTGAACACGCGTCATTCTGAACGGAGCGCAGCGGAGTGAAGAATTCCTGAACCGGAATGTTGAAAAACGCCTATGCGAGTGATGAATCAAGCCGCTTTGAAGGGCTTCGCTCGCTACGCTCGGAATGACCACGATGGTTTCGCTGTTCAAGCTACTATTGACCCATACATAATGTTGGCATACAGCAAGAAAAATGTGCAGGGCAGAGGACTAATTTTATTGCGTGCACAAAATTTGAGATGAATTGTGCTGATCTATGGAAGTTTGGGCACAAGCTAAATCTCTGAGGAAACCAGCAAGCCACGAATTTTCTCCTGGCTTCCTTATAAGACCAGCATAAGATTTATTGTTCAAGGCAATCTTGACTGCTACAAAATTGGAGATTATTGGTATGTCGAAAGAACTTGCTACTTTAGGTGGGGGTTGTTTTTGGTGTCTTGAACCGCTTTTCGCTGAATTGCGCGGCGTAGACGCGGTGACATCTGGCTATTCGGGCGGAGCGGCTAATGCCAGCTACGAAGAAGTTTGCTCTGGAAGCACGGGTCACGCCGAAGTGGTGCAGATTGCCTTTGATCCGCAGATGATTGGCTTTGATGATTTATTGCGCGTATTTTTCACCGTGCATGATCCGACCACGCCCAACCGCCAGGGCGCCGATGTAGGCACGCAATATCGCTCGGCGGTTTTCTATCACAGTGAAGCGCAACGCGAAATTACAGAACAGGTGATGGCGGAAATTGAAGCGCAAAAAATTTGGCCTGCTCCACTGGTGACCGAATTAACCCCCTTTGATGAGTTTTTTCCGGCGGAAGCGTACCATCAAGATTATTATGCGCGCAATCCTAACCAGGGCTATTGTCGGGTGGTGATTGCCCCCAAGGTGGCGAAATTTCGCAAACTGTATGCAGAACAATTGAAAGTATAAATTCGTCGTGTTTTACACTTTTTAGGTTCTTTGGGAATCGCCGGGCAACCCTGGCGATTCCTTTTTTATATCAATCTGGGCGGCGGAGCGCCTGATCGATAGTTTGGGTTGGGGCAGATGCAAAATAAGGATCGGCACGAATGACAAAACGCACAAAGGCCGTATAATCGGCTGCGCCGTTGCTGCGTGGGGCATACTCAAAGATGGTTTGCTTCTGCGCTGGGGCTTCGGCCAGTTTGACATTATTGCGAATCGGCGGGGCAATTTTTTCGCCAAACATGCGCTGCAATTTATCAAGAATCTGGCGGTCTTTACGCAAATGTCCGGTATAAACCGTTGGCAGAATACCCGTCAGTTGAATACTATGATTAGGAATACGGCTGACCGCTTTGAGCGTGCCGATAACTTGCTGCGTGCCCAGCACCGAGAAATGACTCATCGTCATGGGGATAATCAACTCGTTAACGTAGAGCAACCCGTTTTCGCTAATCAGTGTGATGGAGGGGGGAAAGTCGACGATAATGTAGGAGTAGTTATCATCAGCGTTACGCAGTTTATCGGAGAGCACGCGGCGGGCCACGCGCAAATTGCCCAGTTCCCAGAGTTCGCGCTCAGCTTTGACGAGCGAGCGGTCGCTGGGGATGATGTCGAGGTTGTGGCGTGCCGGGTAGATGCAGGCCGATGGTTCCACCTGCCCGCGTAGTAACTCAGAGAGGGAAGCGTTATACTTCACGCCAAGATGGACGGCTGTATTTCCCTGGGGGTCCAGGTCAACACATAACACGCGCGCCCCGCGCTGAGCGAGTCCCGCTGCTAGGTTCACAACGGTGGTTGTCTTTCCGGTTCCGCCCTTGTAATTCAAAATTCCAATCACCCGGTTGATGCGTTCATCCATACTCGCCTCACTTCAATTGCTATTTTTACTCGCCTGCTATTGATTATAATCTATGTAAATTCAGGCATCCGAAATTTACAGCGTGTGATGTAAAATCGCGGATGTTTCTATTATGAAAAGGACCTTTTATGAACGTCATCATTGATATTGCGATTGTGCCCATCGGGGTTGGGGTTTCGCTCTCGAAATATGTGGCGGCCTGCGAGCGGGTGCTGCTCGAGGCCGGGCTGCAACCCCAACTGCATGCCAACGGTACCAATGTGGAGGGTGAATGGGAGGTCGTTTTTGCCGCCCTCAGACGCTGCCACGAAACCCTGCACAGCATGGGTGCGCCGCGGGTTTCTACCAATCTGCGTCTGGGCACGCGCAACGACCGTTTGCAGCGCATGGCAGAAAAAATCGCCAGCGTTGAAGAAAAACTCGCCGAAGAAAGGACATAAGCATGAATATGAGCGCACGCGCAGAAGCCATTCGCCGGGCAAAAGAATATCTGGCGCAGCAACCTGTTTTTCTGGATACCGAAACCACCGGCATTGGCCCGAATGCTGAAATTGTGGAGATCAGCGTTGTGGATTTTGATGGCACTGTATTAGTGGATACGCTGGTCAAGCCGCGTGGGGCAATCGAATTGGGCGCGCAGCGCGTCCACGGAATTACAGCGGAGATGCTGGACTCGGCTCCGGGGTGGGATGTGGTATGGCCTGAAGTGAAAATTGCCCTCGCGGAGCGCGCAGTTGGCATCTTCAACGCCGATTTCGACACTCGTATGATGCAGCAATCGCACCAACTCAACCGAATGCAATGGCAGCAGCCGAAAGGGGAGTATTTTTGCGTCATGCGCCTATATGCGCAGTTCTACGGGCAGTGGAATTCCCGACGGGGGTCGTATCGCTGGCAAAGCCTGGAGAATGCCCGCGCTCAATGTCGCCTGCAAACCCCCAACAGCCACCGCGCTTTGGATGATACGCGTCTGGCGCGTGAAGTGCTGCTCTATATGGCCGCCGCACGGGCCTGACCTTGATGATATAATCACCAAAATATCATCATAAGGTTTTCGCCGTCGCGAATGAGAAATTCGAAAAATAGGGGGTATAGGGCGCTACGCGCCCTATACCCCCTATTTTTCGGCAGTTATTTAGGGCGTGTTGAAAACACCAGGAAGATAATTCTTTACTACACACGAAAGGATAAACCAATGCAATGGAAACAACCCCCGGCAATGGAAATTGACGCCGAAAAAAACTACCAGCTCGCCATGCAAACCAGCCGCGGCCTGATCGAGATTGAATTGTATGCTCAACACGCCCCGAAGACGGTGAATAACTTTGTCTTCCTTGCCCGCCAGGGATTTTACGATGGCATCAAATTCCATCGCGTGATC comes from Chloroflexota bacterium and encodes:
- the msrA gene encoding peptide-methionine (S)-S-oxide reductase MsrA, coding for MSKELATLGGGCFWCLEPLFAELRGVDAVTSGYSGGAANASYEEVCSGSTGHAEVVQIAFDPQMIGFDDLLRVFFTVHDPTTPNRQGADVGTQYRSAVFYHSEAQREITEQVMAEIEAQKIWPAPLVTELTPFDEFFPAEAYHQDYYARNPNQGYCRVVIAPKVAKFRKLYAEQLKV
- a CDS encoding formate transporter FocA, translating into MNELRIDALLPTEIARRAEYIGVRKTEISTMRIFALALLAGAFIAMGAVFQTTVATGTEGQFPYGVTKLLVGLVFSLGLVLVVIGGAELFAGSNLIVMAWASGKISAKALLRNWLIVYLGNFVGAVSTALLVFLSKQYIFSDGGVGITALNIANSKVELEFIPALVLGILCNALVCLAVWLTFSARSVIDKIAAIIFPISAFVAAGFEHSVANMYFVPMGLFIKNLDPAFYYSTGLALPNLTWGAFFIKNLLPVTIGNIIGGSLFVAGIYWVIFLREIE
- a CDS encoding acetyl-CoA decarbonylase/synthase complex subunit gamma; the encoded protein is MALSGIQIYKLLPQTNCKDCEFPTCLAFAMKLAAKQVELSLCPHVSEEAEAQLSEASAPPVRPFALKSNGYEVKAGNEVVLFRHEKTFYSHPGLFLRVYDSQSADDIQAKIKPADAYKVDYVGINLEMSGLAVQAAGGDFAAAVKVVREASHRPLILIGEPDALKAGLAVLDGSEKVMLCHATSENWEAMAALAKEADAALSIAADNLDEMIELSKKIVDAGVKNIVLSPTQRGFRGTLVANTTARRMAIKSSFRPLGFPIINFPGDAGDAATEVVLAGQAIGKYAGFIVLDHFTPEAVYPLLVLRENLYTDPQKPIQVQPGVYEINNPGPDTPVLVTTNFSITYFSVANEVESAGVPAWLLVTEAEGMSVLTAWAAGKFDAEVIAKDVKRFNVADKVSTKKIVLPGHTAVLSGELEEELPDWEVKVGPREAVDLPAYMKQAV
- a CDS encoding AAA family ATPase; the protein is MTITIALAGKGGVGKTTIAGMVIKYLAENQPGAVLAIDADPSSNLNMVLGLDLDWTVGDIREDMLSQVRQSLTQTGAAMGALPGGITKAEHLDYEIRSSLAEGDKFDLIAMGRGEGPGCYCAVNHNMREVIDAIGGGYQFVVIDNEAGMEHLSRRTTRDVDHLLVVSDPTQRGIVTAERIAEMRAELDVNVTNAYLIVNRLMGEVPAPLQARIDKMSIPLLGTIPANEELTEFEFSGRPLVELGGQSPVYQAIAAMMEQMLA
- a CDS encoding DUF3786 domain-containing protein; this translates as MSDKKVWLLGEPLLEDAAPNPLAERADEMRAELQNMNPERVALRTGAIYTPAGDTRGAFKLTLWDKEVLFAFPAFSATDAHNGAELNPFDQTMLLYYFHLSDGTPQSGTWIAFTELPDGKFYTQAFQGYTGQALTQAFGNDTDAFSQAAEQLNGRREFFGNLAYSFQVLPRLSLMVACWLGDEDFPASYRVLFDASAGHHLTTDACAILGSQLTQMLIKAR
- a CDS encoding acetyl-CoA decarbonylase/synthase complex subunit delta, whose product is MSQVAIPAPAAVAAPTPQAAPAAPAAAPKIELPPDKEWLPEGTSTAITKEKWSGSVRQVVLGATAADGGTRTKTVTIGGETAMPFMDFEGAMPYKPVVAIEIKDRRPDDWSELLNKQWGDAMNDPGDWAKAAEAAGADMLMLTLSLTDAEGNPNTPEKAVAAVKKVLAATGLPLAVFGPGQAEIDNTLMVPISDATKGERLLLGLCEDKNYRTIVASAMANGHVVNARTAMDVNLAKQLNILINDMGLPLDRIVMDPTTGALGYGFEYGYSVMERLRLAALQGDSMTQMPMLVTPGEECWKTKESKVGDDVPAEWGDWLERGITWETLTSVMLIESGADVVVLRHPESVRRTHQAIKDLMNVEG
- a CDS encoding Lrp/AsnC ligand binding domain-containing protein, with amino-acid sequence MKAYVLISVRTGDLHAVVRHLRSVDGVVEASMTFGPYDAVATVEAESVESIGKILYSQIQPIPGILETLTCLAVNME
- a CDS encoding AAA family ATPase, coding for MKLAISGKGGVGKTTLTALLAQAYAAVGREVLAVDADPSPCLAGALGFPEEKLAKLKPIAEMDKLIEERTGAKPGTTGGFFTLNPRVDDIPERFSVLHRGVRLLEMGSVDLGGSGCICPEAAMLKTLFTHLLFRDEDVLFMDMYAGVEHLGRATVDFVDAMIVVVEPTRRSIGTARQIKKLANDIGLQRLWLVGNKVRNPDEENFLRAESPGIPVLGFLPADMGVQEADRLGIPVYDHVPTLKVSAEKMAQILAKEISNRSKA
- a CDS encoding DUF4445 domain-containing protein; protein product: MAEHKITFDIAKEPVIAPTGMLISEAAAQAGVEINQPCGGQGRCGRCAVRVETGAVRRRSSLRLSAEDVENGYALACQTVVEGDVSIEVPPQEKIERRLTTDRTVGDVAVPDGYDPLKAQTIRRLNLTLTPPSMDDQSDDWSRLQTAARKQYGIAPLHVSLHTLRNMGTVLREGDWEVTAVVNTVTWDDTETPNKLLSLRPGHTPEDTPLWGAAVDIGTTTVSVWLVDLLTGKVRAQVAEYNQQISRGEDVISRIIVAGKEGGGEKMRDLVVGTINDLIERACKRVKTEPREIMKATIAGNSTMIHLLLGIPAVSIRLSPFVTGVNHIPALKAADVGINTHPRAVVDCLPGVASYVGADISAGVLSSGMDDAEEVLLFLDVGTNGETVFGSKDWLVTCACSAGPAFEGAGVLHGMRATKGAIEEIWVNGDTYDPSFRVIGGVKPTGLCGSGLIALLAEMFLTGVVDKGGSINTKLDSPRVRKGDHGSEYVIAWASESAIDEDIVITNVDIDNLLRAKAAIYAGFSVLADSVGIPLDMAAKVLIGGSFGKYINVEKAVEIGLLPDVPWDRFDFLGNTSVRGAYLALIDHTMRRRITDIAARMTYIELSADNSFYDAFMSALFLPHTDMSLFPTIAKAMERS
- a CDS encoding dihydropteroate synthase, with amino-acid sequence MYIIGENIHIISPAVKEALKNRDREYFKEAALKQVEAGAQCVDLNLGPRKKDWEEVFPWMVETVETVVDVPLCIDTTNVNGMEAALKKITKAQPILNSTSAEPERLEKVPALAKKYNAQMIALTMLKSGIPVGADERVTIALEHLIPRCLELDFPIGDLIIDPLVLTVSGCQEYCPELIEAVRTIQFAWDPPPKISVGLSNVSNAVPHKNRPLINSVYCAMVMGAGLQMMIANPLEKELMDVIRIVETRDESTPLAKLYLTINDRVANMEYPTIDDVDTSDPEQMAVWKTVQILLNQVIYADSYLEQ